One Robbsia sp. KACC 23696 DNA segment encodes these proteins:
- a CDS encoding DUF4265 domain-containing protein: MQKVFFTLDVVDDYPPVSVESLWSEKLPSGFFKVKNIPFYTKQASFDDEVHTVVGVDGELVFDRIAQPSMNSTVRLIIFDEAISQIKLIQDTLVQMGCAWEGLSKKFLSVNVPCETNLDNVLVFLDKASDDGWLDYEFGMIRQ, from the coding sequence ATGCAAAAAGTCTTTTTTACGTTGGACGTCGTAGATGATTACCCTCCAGTTTCGGTGGAAAGCCTATGGTCAGAAAAATTGCCCTCCGGATTTTTTAAAGTTAAAAACATACCTTTTTACACGAAGCAGGCTAGTTTTGACGATGAGGTACATACAGTAGTCGGGGTCGATGGCGAGCTTGTTTTTGATCGCATTGCCCAGCCAAGTATGAACAGCACCGTGAGATTAATCATATTTGACGAAGCGATTTCACAGATCAAGTTGATACAAGATACGTTGGTGCAAATGGGTTGCGCCTGGGAGGGGCTAAGTAAAAAATTCTTGTCGGTGAATGTACCGTGCGAAACAAATCTAGATAACGTTCTGGTTTTTTTAGACAAAGCGAGCGACGACGGTTGGCTTGATTACGAGTTTGGCATGATTCGTCAGTGA